From a single Aminobacterium mobile DSM 12262 genomic region:
- the ppdK gene encoding pyruvate, phosphate dikinase, with product MRDEVKRKFVYDFEEGDAAMTNLLGGKGANLAQMVRNGLRVPPGFIITTQACLSYLQEGEKLLEDIWPSIREALSRLEVKTGKKWGKGPFPLLVSVRSGAPVSMPGMMDTILNLGLNSETLPLLSHASQNERFAFDSYRRFIQMYAEVVKGLASASFEEILAEVKAREKIQFDYEISTDGMRSVVSAFLAIYEAKVGEPFPQDPWEQLRQAIAAVFRSWNSSRAITYRELNSIPHTLGTAVNVVSMVFGNLGEQCGTGVCFTRNPSNGCPDLYGEFLINAQGEDVVAGVRTPLPISELRYVMPDMHEELLGVAHSLENYYKDMQDVEFTIENRRLYILQTREGKRSAAAAVKIAHDMVREQIINRQEALKRVTPRDAELLLHKQVPSDVHVSLLAEGLPASPGAGKGIITFTPDEAVRLTSEGQKVVLVRPETSPDDIHGLAVAEAVVTSRGGMTSHAAVVARGMGKPCVTGCESLSINIEQGILQKGDIVLSAGDFITVDGSYGRVLLGDVPLVDAQITAEFSEMLQWADNVASLQVWANADTPLDAKRAREFGAKGIGLCRTEHMFMSQERLPIMERMIVAESKEKRLSDLELLKAMQKEDFRAIFTEMDGYPVIIRLLDPPLHEFLPKEGDIKKRILELPTDMEEKERLFREEELIDMLKKIESLKEVNPMMGFRGCRVGIIYPEIYEMQIRAILEAAIEAQKNGVTVIPEIMIPLVGISGEMEFFRHTVDRIAQEYYKSTGASIDYKVGSMIEVPRAILITEKIALYADFFSFGTNDLTQAVFAYSRDDAESKFLGAYLEKELLTENPFHILDREGVGEMMHFCVDKARKTRQNISLGICGEHGGNPESIAFCHALGLDYVSCSPFRIPVARLAAAQAALGFTN from the coding sequence ATGAGAGACGAAGTTAAAAGGAAGTTTGTGTACGACTTCGAAGAAGGCGATGCGGCCATGACAAATCTCCTGGGGGGGAAGGGAGCGAACCTTGCTCAAATGGTTCGAAACGGTCTTCGTGTCCCCCCAGGATTTATTATTACTACTCAAGCGTGTCTTTCCTATCTCCAAGAGGGTGAAAAACTTTTAGAAGACATTTGGCCCTCAATTCGCGAAGCACTTTCTCGCTTGGAAGTAAAAACCGGTAAAAAATGGGGGAAAGGCCCTTTCCCCCTCCTTGTCTCTGTTCGATCTGGGGCCCCTGTATCTATGCCAGGAATGATGGATACGATCCTCAATTTGGGGCTTAACAGTGAAACCTTGCCTCTTTTAAGTCATGCTTCTCAAAATGAACGATTTGCCTTTGATAGTTACCGTCGTTTTATCCAGATGTATGCAGAAGTTGTTAAAGGCCTTGCTTCTGCCTCTTTTGAAGAGATTCTCGCAGAAGTTAAGGCAAGAGAAAAAATTCAATTTGATTATGAAATTTCAACGGACGGCATGAGAAGTGTTGTTTCTGCTTTTCTTGCTATTTATGAAGCGAAGGTGGGTGAACCTTTCCCTCAAGATCCGTGGGAGCAGTTGCGGCAGGCTATAGCTGCTGTCTTTAGAAGTTGGAACTCTTCTCGAGCTATTACATATCGGGAATTGAATAGCATTCCTCATACTCTCGGTACAGCTGTGAATGTGGTTTCGATGGTATTCGGCAATTTAGGGGAACAGTGTGGGACAGGCGTTTGTTTTACGCGAAACCCTTCTAATGGTTGCCCTGACCTTTATGGAGAATTTCTTATCAATGCACAGGGAGAAGATGTTGTTGCTGGTGTTAGAACCCCCCTTCCTATTTCTGAGCTCCGCTATGTAATGCCTGACATGCATGAAGAGTTGCTAGGTGTTGCCCATTCCCTTGAAAATTACTATAAAGACATGCAAGACGTGGAATTTACGATTGAGAATCGCAGGCTTTATATCCTCCAAACACGGGAAGGTAAAAGATCTGCTGCGGCAGCTGTGAAGATAGCCCATGATATGGTAAGGGAACAGATAATTAACCGACAGGAAGCCCTTAAAAGGGTAACTCCTCGAGATGCAGAACTCCTATTGCATAAACAAGTTCCTTCAGATGTTCATGTTTCTTTATTGGCAGAAGGTCTCCCGGCTTCTCCAGGGGCTGGGAAGGGGATTATAACCTTTACTCCAGACGAAGCTGTTCGTTTGACGTCAGAGGGGCAAAAAGTTGTTTTAGTCCGGCCAGAAACGAGCCCAGACGATATTCATGGACTTGCAGTAGCCGAGGCAGTTGTTACAAGTAGGGGAGGTATGACAAGCCATGCTGCTGTAGTTGCTCGTGGTATGGGTAAGCCGTGTGTAACTGGCTGCGAGTCTCTATCTATAAATATAGAGCAGGGGATTCTTCAAAAAGGTGATATTGTTTTGTCGGCAGGAGATTTTATTACTGTTGATGGTAGTTACGGAAGAGTTCTTTTAGGCGATGTCCCTCTTGTGGATGCTCAGATAACCGCAGAATTTTCGGAGATGCTGCAATGGGCCGATAATGTGGCTTCTCTTCAGGTATGGGCAAATGCCGATACCCCTCTTGATGCAAAGCGAGCGAGAGAATTTGGAGCTAAGGGCATTGGCTTATGCAGAACGGAACATATGTTTATGTCTCAAGAACGTTTGCCTATTATGGAACGTATGATCGTAGCTGAAAGCAAGGAAAAACGTTTATCAGACTTGGAGCTTTTGAAGGCTATGCAGAAGGAAGATTTCCGTGCTATTTTTACAGAAATGGACGGTTACCCAGTTATTATTCGCCTCCTTGACCCCCCTCTTCACGAATTCCTCCCCAAGGAAGGAGATATAAAAAAAAGAATTTTGGAACTTCCAACGGATATGGAAGAGAAAGAGAGGCTATTTCGGGAGGAAGAGCTTATCGATATGTTAAAAAAGATCGAATCCCTTAAAGAAGTGAACCCCATGATGGGGTTTCGTGGTTGTCGTGTAGGGATTATCTACCCAGAAATTTATGAAATGCAGATACGAGCTATTCTGGAGGCTGCCATAGAAGCACAAAAAAACGGTGTTACAGTTATTCCTGAAATCATGATACCTTTAGTAGGGATATCTGGAGAAATGGAATTTTTCCGACATACGGTAGACAGAATAGCTCAAGAGTACTATAAGAGTACAGGTGCTTCCATTGACTACAAAGTAGGGAGTATGATAGAAGTTCCTCGTGCTATTCTTATTACCGAAAAAATAGCGCTTTATGCAGATTTCTTCAGCTTTGGAACAAATGATTTAACGCAGGCAGTATTTGCCTACTCCAGAGATGACGCAGAATCTAAGTTTTTAGGAGCATATCTAGAGAAGGAGTTGCTTACTGAAAATCCCTTCCATATTCTTGATCGGGAAGGGGTCGGTGAAATGATGCATTTTTGTGTGGATAAAGCCAGAAAAACTCGGCAAAATATATCTTTGGGCATTTGTGGCGAACATGGCGGAAACCCAGAAAGTATTGCTTTTTGTCATGCTCTTGGTCTTGACTATGTAAGTTGTTCGCCTTTTAGAATACCAGTCGCTAGGCTGGCAGCTGCTCAAGCCGCACTGGGCTTCACTAATTAA
- a CDS encoding pyruvate, water dikinase regulatory protein, translating into MTTEKKLINVFVVSDFTGETVEAVARAASSQFNPESVNIRRFRYVNNIDKAQMIMNEAVENQAIVICTLVDTSVRHWLIENANAMDIDVIDIFGPLLNVLSGILNKKPLEKPGLSHVMDEEYFKRVKAVEFTINCDDGSNTNLLPEADIVLIGVSRTCKTPLSMYLAHKGLKTANIPLIPSLAPPEELFKIDSSRIIGLTIDAENLVDIRVKRLSMLGLDPGESDYTEKSKVYDELQYAQTIMSSLGVRVFNVTDRALEETAQEILAYFRR; encoded by the coding sequence ATGACGACAGAAAAAAAACTTATTAACGTATTTGTCGTTTCAGACTTTACAGGGGAGACAGTGGAAGCTGTTGCTCGGGCTGCTTCGAGTCAGTTCAACCCGGAAAGTGTTAATATCCGGCGTTTCCGATATGTGAATAATATCGATAAGGCACAGATGATAATGAATGAAGCGGTTGAAAATCAAGCTATTGTTATTTGTACCCTTGTGGATACATCTGTTCGCCATTGGCTTATAGAGAATGCGAATGCTATGGATATCGATGTTATTGATATTTTTGGGCCGCTACTCAATGTGCTTTCTGGGATTTTGAACAAAAAACCCTTAGAAAAGCCAGGCTTGTCCCATGTTATGGACGAAGAGTATTTTAAAAGAGTGAAAGCTGTAGAGTTTACTATAAATTGCGATGATGGCAGCAATACGAATCTTCTTCCAGAGGCAGATATCGTGTTAATTGGTGTTTCCAGAACATGTAAAACGCCTCTTTCTATGTATTTGGCCCACAAGGGATTAAAAACAGCGAACATCCCTCTTATACCAAGTCTTGCTCCTCCCGAGGAGCTGTTTAAAATAGATTCATCTCGGATCATTGGTTTGACTATAGATGCAGAGAATCTTGTTGATATTCGAGTAAAGCGTTTGTCCATGTTGGGGCTTGATCCTGGAGAGTCAGACTATACAGAAAAAAGTAAAGTTTACGATGAGCTTCAATACGCTCAAACCATCATGTCTTCTCTCGGAGTGCGAGTTTTTAATGTCACCGATCGCGCTCTCGAAGAAACGGCTCAAGAAATTCTGGCTTATTTCAGACGTTGA
- a CDS encoding pyruvate, water dikinase regulatory protein, which produces MSSLSLFIVSDSTGETAEHVAHAAMSQFESAFSQVTRFRDVDSEEKAKDILQKAALARPVIVCTLVNRELRRYMALRAQKLGVPFVDLLGPILELLEIRLEESPVGYPGLNRRMDEEYFRRVKAVEFAIQCDDGRNPSALPLAELVILGVSRTGKTPLSMYIANRGYRVANVPLIPEVDPPEELYSVPRERLVGLVIDPEKLIQIREERLKLLGLDPAMSAYANKERVKRELEYAQQIMNKLGCKVFDVTGRAVEENAQEIMDLLRG; this is translated from the coding sequence GTGAGTTCTTTGTCTCTTTTTATTGTTTCGGATTCTACAGGGGAGACTGCTGAGCATGTTGCTCATGCGGCGATGAGTCAGTTTGAATCTGCTTTTAGTCAAGTTACGCGGTTTCGAGACGTGGATTCGGAAGAAAAAGCAAAAGACATATTACAAAAGGCAGCGTTAGCTCGTCCGGTCATTGTTTGTACTCTAGTAAATAGAGAGCTTCGAAGATATATGGCCCTTAGAGCTCAAAAGCTGGGGGTCCCTTTTGTTGATCTGCTCGGCCCTATTTTAGAGCTGCTCGAGATTAGATTGGAAGAATCTCCAGTGGGATATCCCGGCCTTAATCGTCGCATGGATGAAGAATATTTTCGACGCGTTAAAGCTGTAGAATTTGCTATTCAATGTGACGATGGGCGAAATCCTTCCGCTCTTCCTCTAGCGGAACTTGTAATTCTAGGAGTGTCACGTACGGGGAAAACTCCTTTATCTATGTATATTGCAAATCGGGGGTATAGGGTGGCGAATGTCCCTTTGATACCGGAAGTTGACCCACCGGAGGAACTGTACTCTGTCCCCCGAGAACGTCTAGTTGGGCTTGTCATAGACCCTGAAAAACTGATCCAGATTCGAGAAGAGCGTCTGAAACTTCTCGGTCTAGATCCAGCCATGTCAGCTTATGCTAATAAAGAGCGGGTTAAGCGGGAATTGGAGTACGCTCAACAAATTATGAATAAGCTTGGGTGCAAAGTTTTTGATGTAACGGGTAGAGCTGTGGAAGAAAATGCTCAAGAGATCATGGATTTGTTGCGGGGTTAG
- the glyS gene encoding glycine--tRNA ligase subunit beta, whose translation MAYKNLLLEIGTEEIPSRFLPEALSNIVRYAEEEMVAARIIHGRVAAYGTPRRIALVIRDVEEKQEDKVMTYKGPTWDSAFDANGNPTKAALGFAKSKGVGYENLVPKEVDGVRYAFAVVSEVGNPVRDLFPEILPAIIRKLVFPKNMYWVDSSIKFARPIRWIVALLDVEVVPFVYGDIESGRTTRGHRFMGARNLDIDDAAEFMERLYDNYVIVDQEKRRQKMISGITALEKEMGGKVELDPELVEENLYLVEYPVPFYGTFDKKYLEIPEEVLTTSMKKHQKYFPVRSESGKLMPCFVGVSNNRATNMGVVREGNERVLRARLEDAAFFWKEDLKKPLAARIDELKNILYQEKIGSLYDKVKATQKLAVNLCHVLGLSDIEKLVERAASLSKSDLLTNMVYEFPELQGVMGREYALRNGEPQRVALGIYEQYLPGFAGDKVPSDSVGAILGLAERGYIIVSCHKAGLQPTGSQDPYALRRAARCINEIIWGTELDVDMQDLFRKAGEVADVSSDILDQVWSFYEQRLHVQLKEKGFDHDIVSLAISVIGKQPLQVLRLLGALDKVKAESWFEELITAAVRVRNILSKAEVADISTEVSPAFFQKEAEGRLFDEIRETTEHVEKTLSRYDWDELMVLLAKLSPCITSFFDDVLIMDEDISVRRNRLALLSCCNKLFRKVGDLGTLKC comes from the coding sequence ATGGCGTATAAAAATTTATTGCTTGAAATAGGAACAGAGGAGATCCCGTCTCGTTTTCTTCCAGAGGCTTTATCGAATATTGTTCGTTATGCAGAAGAAGAAATGGTAGCTGCCAGAATTATACATGGCAGAGTCGCGGCTTATGGAACGCCGAGAAGGATTGCCCTCGTCATACGGGATGTGGAAGAGAAACAGGAAGATAAAGTTATGACATATAAAGGTCCCACATGGGATTCTGCTTTTGATGCGAATGGAAACCCCACAAAAGCTGCTTTGGGGTTTGCTAAAAGCAAAGGCGTTGGCTATGAAAATCTTGTCCCTAAAGAAGTGGATGGAGTTCGTTATGCCTTTGCTGTCGTATCTGAAGTGGGCAATCCTGTGCGAGATCTTTTTCCTGAGATACTCCCGGCTATAATTCGTAAATTGGTTTTCCCTAAAAACATGTATTGGGTGGATTCATCTATTAAGTTTGCAAGGCCAATTCGTTGGATTGTCGCACTCCTAGACGTAGAAGTGGTCCCTTTTGTTTATGGGGATATAGAAAGTGGTAGGACAACGCGAGGTCATCGCTTTATGGGGGCCCGAAATCTCGATATAGATGATGCTGCCGAGTTTATGGAGAGGCTTTATGATAACTACGTTATTGTGGATCAGGAGAAACGCCGACAGAAAATGATCTCTGGCATCACAGCTCTAGAGAAGGAAATGGGCGGGAAAGTAGAATTAGATCCTGAACTTGTTGAAGAGAATCTTTACTTGGTCGAGTACCCTGTCCCGTTCTATGGAACCTTCGATAAGAAATATCTCGAAATCCCTGAAGAAGTGTTGACCACTAGCATGAAGAAACATCAGAAATATTTCCCGGTACGAAGCGAATCTGGGAAACTTATGCCTTGCTTTGTAGGAGTGAGCAACAACAGAGCGACGAATATGGGGGTTGTTCGAGAGGGAAATGAACGAGTTTTAAGGGCTCGTTTAGAAGATGCGGCTTTTTTCTGGAAAGAAGATTTAAAGAAGCCTCTTGCTGCTCGAATAGATGAACTTAAGAACATCCTTTACCAAGAGAAAATTGGTTCCTTATACGATAAAGTGAAAGCAACCCAAAAATTGGCTGTGAATCTCTGTCATGTCTTAGGCCTTTCAGATATTGAAAAATTAGTGGAACGTGCGGCTTCTCTCTCCAAAAGCGATCTTCTTACAAATATGGTTTACGAATTTCCTGAGCTTCAGGGGGTTATGGGAAGAGAATATGCCCTTCGGAATGGCGAACCACAGCGAGTAGCTCTGGGAATTTATGAGCAATATCTTCCTGGCTTTGCCGGAGATAAAGTTCCTTCCGATAGCGTAGGAGCTATTCTGGGTCTTGCAGAGCGAGGATACATCATTGTAAGCTGTCATAAGGCAGGTTTGCAACCTACAGGTTCCCAGGATCCCTATGCTTTACGGCGAGCGGCTCGATGTATTAATGAAATTATATGGGGAACTGAGTTAGATGTGGATATGCAGGATCTTTTCCGTAAGGCTGGAGAAGTGGCAGATGTATCTTCGGACATTTTGGATCAAGTCTGGAGTTTTTACGAGCAGCGCCTCCATGTGCAGCTTAAAGAAAAAGGTTTCGATCATGATATTGTTTCACTAGCTATATCAGTTATTGGGAAGCAACCTCTGCAAGTGTTGCGTCTTTTAGGTGCTCTCGACAAAGTTAAGGCGGAGTCGTGGTTTGAAGAGCTCATAACAGCCGCAGTAAGGGTAAGAAATATTCTCTCAAAAGCTGAAGTGGCGGATATTTCCACAGAAGTTTCTCCAGCGTTCTTCCAGAAAGAGGCAGAAGGAAGACTTTTCGACGAAATAAGGGAAACGACGGAACATGTGGAAAAAACCTTGTCTCGATATGATTGGGATGAGCTTATGGTTCTTCTTGCAAAGCTGTCGCCCTGCATTACTTCTTTCTTCGATGACGTATTGATTATGGATGAAGACATATCCGTACGCCGAAATCGTCTTGCGCTTCTTTCCTGTTGCAATAAGCTTTTCAGAAAAGTAGGCGATTTGGGGACCCTCAAATGCTAG
- a CDS encoding glycine--tRNA ligase subunit alpha gives MNFQEIIFRLERFWAEQGCIIQQPYDIEVGAGTMNPATALRVLGPEPWRVAYVEPSRRPADGRYGENPNRLQHYYQYQVILQPAPASIQEIYLDSLAAIGIDPQDHDIRFVEDDWESPTVGAWGLGWEVWLDGMEVTQFTYFQQVGGIDMELVPSEITYGIERIAMFVQKVENVYDLSWNNDVSYGNVHHQGEVEYSHYNFEIADTDMLFTLFNMYEAEALHILETGYALPAYDYVLKCSHTFNLLDARNAISVTERTGYISRIRNLASRCCASYVERRKEMGYPFMDKFPR, from the coding sequence GTGAATTTTCAAGAGATTATTTTTCGTCTTGAACGATTTTGGGCGGAACAAGGATGCATTATCCAACAGCCTTACGATATAGAAGTAGGTGCCGGAACCATGAATCCCGCAACGGCATTGCGTGTTTTAGGACCGGAGCCTTGGCGTGTGGCATATGTAGAACCTTCAAGAAGGCCAGCAGATGGTAGATATGGGGAGAACCCTAACCGTCTCCAGCATTATTATCAATATCAGGTTATACTTCAACCGGCGCCGGCAAGTATACAGGAAATATATTTAGATAGTCTTGCGGCCATAGGCATTGACCCTCAAGATCATGATATTCGATTTGTGGAAGATGATTGGGAATCTCCCACAGTGGGGGCCTGGGGTTTGGGATGGGAAGTTTGGCTTGATGGTATGGAAGTAACACAGTTTACTTATTTTCAGCAAGTAGGCGGAATTGATATGGAACTTGTTCCTTCTGAGATTACTTATGGTATTGAACGAATTGCCATGTTTGTTCAGAAAGTAGAAAATGTTTATGATTTATCTTGGAACAATGATGTATCTTACGGGAATGTTCACCACCAAGGTGAGGTGGAGTACTCTCACTACAACTTTGAAATAGCTGACACGGATATGCTCTTCACCCTTTTTAATATGTACGAAGCAGAGGCTCTCCATATCCTTGAAACGGGATATGCGTTACCAGCATATGATTATGTCTTGAAATGTTCTCATACATTTAATCTCCTTGATGCCAGAAATGCCATTAGTGTTACCGAGCGAACTGGTTATATCTCGAGAATTCGCAACTTAGCGAGTCGTTGTTGTGCAAGTTACGTGGAACGAAGGAAAGAAATGGGCTATCCTTTTATGGATAAATTTCCCAGATAG
- the recO gene encoding DNA repair protein RecO encodes MNSGEWDILEGDRIIVDFLSQGPVRSSGVVLRRNLDAEGNMSLYLLLKGIGPIWIQAPGSARGRVRFGGGTEPLCWSVFDLYKGPKRLYLKSIDIKDDMWKLRLDPHLLLVALEWDKLIIRYTCLGIAEDNVLALFYWSMRTLCEGGDPLPLSWRFLWRWLHSRGEAPDLHSCEKCGTPLTSEVQWSETGFLCSSCYNDLHGLILSKQERLMLEAAALMDRRRFILFFSQITGRTGFDAEFWRAQSDRLKLILDRSR; translated from the coding sequence GTGAACTCCGGAGAATGGGATATATTGGAAGGTGATAGAATCATCGTGGATTTTTTGTCTCAAGGGCCAGTCCGCAGTTCTGGAGTTGTTCTTCGACGCAATCTAGATGCCGAAGGGAATATGTCTTTGTACCTTCTGCTTAAAGGGATCGGCCCAATATGGATTCAGGCGCCAGGTTCAGCTCGGGGCAGGGTTCGTTTTGGCGGAGGTACAGAACCTCTTTGCTGGAGTGTGTTTGATCTCTATAAGGGGCCTAAAAGGCTATATCTCAAGTCCATAGACATTAAAGATGACATGTGGAAACTTCGTTTAGACCCTCATCTCCTTTTAGTAGCCCTTGAATGGGATAAGCTTATTATTCGTTATACATGCTTAGGCATAGCAGAAGACAATGTTTTAGCTCTTTTTTACTGGTCTATGCGTACCTTGTGCGAAGGAGGGGATCCTCTCCCCCTTTCTTGGCGTTTTTTATGGCGCTGGCTTCATTCTCGAGGGGAGGCTCCAGATCTTCATAGTTGTGAGAAGTGTGGCACCCCTTTGACTTCTGAGGTGCAATGGTCAGAAACAGGGTTCTTGTGTTCGTCTTGTTATAATGACCTTCACGGTCTTATCCTGTCAAAACAGGAACGGCTTATGTTGGAAGCGGCGGCTCTAATGGATCGTCGTCGTTTCATTCTTTTTTTTTCTCAAATAACTGGTCGTACTGGCTTTGATGCCGAGTTTTGGCGAGCTCAATCCGACCGTTTAAAACTGATTCTCGATAGGAGTCGTTAA
- the era gene encoding GTPase Era, whose protein sequence is MIDEFKDFKFGIVPLVGRPNVGKSSLMNALLSFKVSIVSQKPQTTRNQVRGFYNAPGLQVIFTDTPGIHKPRHKLGEAIVAAAERALENADLILYVVEASDSNISVEDERIINILQSTSTPIILVVNKIDGIRGGKDRVPQVISLYSQYLSFVATIGVSAKTGYNLERLIASLKEKLPEGCPWYDEESITDQPERFLAGEIIREKVLRLTQEEVPHSVAVEIEEYKSPDEYPDRKTLYIRANLVVEREGQKAILIGEKGRKIKEIGRRARIDIENMLGHKVFLDLWVKVRPGWRQSESELRRMGYIGR, encoded by the coding sequence ATGATAGATGAGTTTAAGGATTTTAAATTTGGGATTGTCCCACTGGTGGGGCGTCCTAATGTGGGGAAATCTTCCTTAATGAATGCGCTGCTTTCTTTTAAGGTCTCCATTGTTTCTCAAAAGCCCCAGACTACGAGGAACCAAGTACGAGGTTTTTACAATGCTCCTGGATTGCAGGTTATTTTTACAGATACGCCGGGGATCCATAAGCCTAGACATAAACTAGGTGAAGCTATAGTTGCCGCAGCAGAACGAGCGTTGGAAAATGCGGATCTAATCCTTTACGTAGTGGAGGCCAGTGATAGCAATATTTCTGTGGAGGACGAAAGAATTATAAATATTCTTCAATCCACGTCTACTCCTATCATTTTAGTGGTCAATAAAATAGATGGAATACGAGGAGGAAAGGATCGTGTTCCACAGGTTATTTCCCTTTACAGCCAATACCTATCTTTTGTTGCAACTATAGGAGTTTCAGCGAAGACGGGCTACAACTTGGAGAGGTTGATAGCATCTTTAAAAGAGAAGCTCCCAGAAGGTTGCCCTTGGTATGATGAAGAATCTATAACGGATCAACCTGAGCGTTTTTTGGCGGGTGAAATTATTAGAGAGAAAGTTTTGCGCCTCACTCAGGAAGAAGTTCCTCACTCGGTGGCGGTAGAGATTGAAGAATATAAAAGCCCAGATGAGTATCCTGATCGAAAGACTCTCTATATACGAGCAAATCTTGTAGTAGAACGCGAAGGGCAGAAAGCTATCCTTATTGGTGAAAAAGGGCGTAAAATAAAAGAAATTGGACGGCGAGCCCGTATTGATATAGAGAATATGCTGGGCCATAAAGTTTTTTTGGATTTGTGGGTAAAAGTCAGGCCGGGGTGGCGTCAGTCCGAAAGTGAACTCCGGAGAATGGGATATATTGGAAGGTGA
- a CDS encoding cytidine deaminase yields MKKMKNNDFAIPWPSHNVTPEFLLQAARNAQLRSYSPYSHFPVGAALLSVDDEVVTGCNVENASLGLTVCAERNTIGNMVVSGLKDPLVIAIVGKEGEPCYPCGACRQVLWEFNPDLLVLVEDGEKGWEILPLRMLLPHAFSRKEFKDK; encoded by the coding sequence ATGAAGAAGATGAAGAATAATGATTTTGCGATCCCGTGGCCTTCTCATAATGTGACCCCTGAATTTTTGCTACAGGCGGCTCGCAATGCTCAGCTTCGATCCTATAGTCCCTATTCCCACTTTCCTGTGGGTGCAGCACTTCTCAGTGTAGATGATGAAGTGGTAACAGGTTGTAATGTAGAGAATGCATCTCTTGGCCTTACTGTGTGTGCCGAGCGAAATACTATAGGGAATATGGTAGTTTCTGGGTTAAAAGATCCTTTGGTTATTGCCATAGTGGGAAAAGAGGGAGAACCTTGTTACCCCTGTGGTGCATGCCGACAGGTTTTATGGGAATTTAATCCAGATCTACTCGTTTTGGTGGAAGATGGGGAAAAAGGTTGGGAGATTCTTCCTCTTCGTATGTTGCTTCCACATGCTTTCAGCAGGAAGGAATTTAAAGATAAATGA
- a CDS encoding hemolysin family protein: protein MDIPVSVIRIFMFLFFLLLLSAFFSSAETAITSSGRGKLLALQERHPYQRRFLQWLVGDVQRALTITLVSNNLVNIAASAVATSLAILLFGHKSVFWAVIIMTIVIVVFGEILPKSIAIVRSEPILIITLPILRFLGFLFAPFIWTMNQFVRFLGILVGVDLKAQHTFVTREEIEQMVNIGEASGALEAVERKMIHGIISFEETRVYEIMIPRTDMNAIASDATIRDSVTIFQEHGHSRVPVYDESLDDIVGILYVKDTIPYLASGDVEVVVSKLQREALFVPETMRIVEVFNIMKSRHVHMAIVVDEYGGTAGLVTLEDLLEEIVGEIQDEYDSETSPVLSETGGNYLVQGNVSLEDLSEIIGDTFESEDAESVAGLVLSLSGGFPEKGTIFQYGKWEIEVLDVEDHRIKLLRFHEVLRDEEDEE from the coding sequence GTGGATATTCCTGTCTCTGTAATACGGATATTTATGTTTCTTTTTTTCCTATTGCTGCTCTCTGCTTTTTTTAGTAGCGCGGAGACGGCCATAACATCATCAGGAAGAGGAAAGTTACTAGCTTTACAGGAACGTCATCCCTATCAACGGAGGTTTTTACAGTGGCTTGTTGGCGATGTTCAACGAGCCCTTACTATTACTCTTGTTTCAAATAATTTGGTTAACATAGCTGCGAGCGCAGTAGCTACATCTCTTGCCATTCTTCTCTTCGGGCATAAGAGTGTCTTTTGGGCCGTTATTATTATGACAATTGTGATTGTTGTATTCGGGGAGATATTACCTAAAAGCATTGCTATAGTCAGGTCTGAGCCAATCTTGATTATAACCCTGCCCATCCTTCGTTTTTTAGGTTTCCTTTTTGCCCCTTTTATCTGGACAATGAACCAATTTGTTCGTTTTCTCGGAATCCTTGTCGGAGTAGATCTTAAGGCGCAGCATACCTTTGTGACCAGAGAGGAAATTGAGCAAATGGTTAACATCGGAGAGGCTTCGGGGGCTCTTGAAGCTGTTGAGCGGAAAATGATCCACGGGATTATTTCCTTTGAAGAGACACGAGTTTATGAAATTATGATTCCGAGAACGGATATGAATGCTATAGCCAGCGATGCAACTATTAGAGATTCAGTTACGATTTTTCAGGAGCACGGACACTCCAGAGTCCCTGTATATGACGAAAGTCTTGATGATATAGTGGGGATACTCTATGTGAAAGATACAATACCTTATCTCGCGTCAGGTGACGTGGAGGTCGTTGTTTCTAAACTTCAGCGAGAAGCTCTTTTTGTGCCAGAGACCATGCGCATAGTGGAAGTTTTCAACATTATGAAAAGCAGACATGTCCACATGGCTATCGTTGTTGATGAATATGGTGGTACAGCAGGTCTCGTAACACTTGAAGACCTTTTGGAAGAAATCGTAGGAGAAATACAAGACGAATATGACTCTGAAACATCACCGGTTCTCAGCGAAACTGGTGGGAACTATTTGGTACAAGGTAATGTAAGTTTAGAGGATTTAAGCGAGATTATCGGTGACACTTTCGAGTCGGAAGATGCAGAAAGTGTAGCGGGTCTGGTTCTCTCTCTCTCTGGAGGCTTTCCTGAAAAAGGAACTATTTTCCAGTATGGGAAATGGGAGATAGAAGTTCTCGATGTGGAGGATCATCGAATTAAACTTTTACGATTTCATGAGGTGCTTCGAGATGAAGAAGATGAAGAATAA